The proteins below are encoded in one region of Pseudonocardia sp. DSM 110487:
- a CDS encoding TetR/AcrR family transcriptional regulator produces MSIAALTEAQDGPRSKRAAILATAVTKFGDVGYEATKWSDIADEVGIGQTALYHYFESKAHCLLTIMRLGLRNSETAFREAVSGASGDLDALRAAVGAAYAVSELEVQQNRILQANVSLLANPRASEREEVERMASRDLVARIERNWEELLERGMASGEFARRDPQLSARGLLGLIVSVWRWYRPGGPLSLDEVSRFVTDSCMRMVRA; encoded by the coding sequence GTGAGCATCGCGGCGCTGACCGAGGCGCAGGACGGGCCGCGATCCAAGCGTGCCGCGATCCTGGCCACGGCCGTCACCAAGTTCGGTGATGTCGGCTATGAGGCGACGAAGTGGTCCGACATCGCCGACGAGGTCGGGATCGGGCAGACCGCGCTCTACCACTACTTCGAGTCCAAGGCGCACTGCCTGCTGACGATCATGCGGCTCGGGCTGCGCAACTCCGAGACGGCCTTCCGGGAGGCGGTGTCCGGCGCCTCCGGTGACCTCGACGCGTTGCGCGCGGCCGTCGGCGCCGCCTACGCGGTCTCGGAGCTCGAGGTCCAGCAGAACCGGATCCTCCAGGCGAACGTCTCCCTGCTCGCGAACCCCCGGGCCTCCGAGCGCGAGGAGGTCGAGCGCATGGCCAGCCGCGACCTGGTGGCACGTATCGAGCGCAACTGGGAGGAGCTCCTCGAACGCGGGATGGCGTCCGGGGAGTTCGCTCGGCGCGACCCGCAGCTGTCGGCGCGCGGCCTGCTGGGGCTGATCGTCAGTGTCTGGCGCTGGTACCGGCCGGGCGGCCCCCTCTCGCTGGATGAGGTTTCGCGGTTCGTCACGGACAGCTGCATGCGCATGGTGCGCGCCTGA
- a CDS encoding nuclear transport factor 2 family protein: MVIVDYFDRLDGPDPMSGLELAEPGIEFLLALPDREVRGSGLDDLGAYISGRPDVGRKHVILRSSVDRDLEMVYGIVTEGDGRGTGSFVSVGLVSPAGRLARYQSFFHPVFGMYPLPAVRS, from the coding sequence GTGGTCATCGTCGACTACTTCGATCGGCTCGACGGTCCGGATCCGATGAGCGGACTCGAGCTCGCAGAACCCGGCATCGAGTTCCTACTCGCCCTGCCCGACCGCGAGGTGCGGGGGAGTGGCCTCGACGATCTCGGGGCGTACATCTCCGGTCGCCCGGACGTCGGCCGCAAGCACGTGATCCTCCGCAGCAGCGTCGACCGCGACCTGGAGATGGTCTACGGCATCGTCACCGAGGGCGATGGACGGGGCACCGGCTCGTTCGTCTCGGTCGGGCTCGTCTCGCCGGCCGGGCGCCTTGCCCGCTACCAGTCGTTCTTCCACCCGGTGTTCGGGATGTACCCGCTGCCGGCGGTGCGGTCATGA
- a CDS encoding EthD family reductase: MFNLALLAARPADWSHEKFIDWWRGEHAEMTYPLPGLRVWRHTAVSSALEPRSEGWDGLSVLSFDSEDAARAALASQEWAAAVRHVGDMRGRRIAVLGDEREMYRS, from the coding sequence ATGTTCAACCTTGCACTGCTGGCGGCGCGCCCGGCCGACTGGTCGCACGAGAAGTTCATCGACTGGTGGCGCGGCGAGCACGCGGAGATGACCTACCCGCTGCCGGGCCTGCGGGTGTGGCGGCACACCGCGGTGTCCAGCGCCCTCGAGCCACGCTCGGAGGGTTGGGACGGGCTCTCGGTGCTGAGCTTCGACTCCGAGGACGCCGCCCGGGCCGCGCTCGCCAGCCAGGAGTGGGCCGCCGCCGTCCGGCACGTCGGGGACATGCGCGGGCGGCGGATCGCGGTGCTCGGTGACGAGCGCGAGATGTACCGGAGCTGA
- a CDS encoding M15 family metallopeptidase: MTRAPAGVAERVAAIGNDDPFGDRFPTQPIAVGRYQAGPVRNDRHTHAPDGTSRRMSPAYRQPPPSWHDHAASTGGASHRGPVRKAAGPTRLTVLIVMAVAIAAVTGTFGYQTLMSSSPWGASDAPARSAPASKAPSPDRQPDDVPGRPPPPGSGDWHGDRGGALGEADGAVPDGLTVFDDDVPAVANLDAGLLKALRQAATDAEDDRVEFVVNSGWRSPAYQEHLLDEAISKYGSKKEAARWVATADTSAHVSGEAVDIGPTGAAVWLSEHGADYGLCQIYRNEPWHFELRPDAVDRGCPRMYPDPTHDPRMQQ; this comes from the coding sequence ATGACTCGGGCGCCGGCCGGAGTCGCCGAGCGCGTTGCCGCAATCGGCAACGACGATCCGTTCGGCGATCGCTTCCCGACGCAACCCATCGCGGTCGGTCGCTACCAGGCAGGGCCCGTCCGCAACGACCGGCACACGCATGCTCCTGATGGCACGAGCCGGCGCATGTCGCCGGCGTACCGGCAACCGCCTCCGTCCTGGCACGACCACGCCGCATCGACCGGCGGCGCGTCCCACCGCGGACCAGTACGAAAAGCCGCCGGCCCGACCCGGTTGACGGTCCTCATCGTCATGGCGGTGGCCATCGCCGCTGTGACCGGAACGTTCGGTTACCAGACATTGATGTCCTCGTCTCCCTGGGGGGCGTCCGATGCCCCCGCGCGATCCGCTCCCGCAAGTAAGGCACCATCGCCGGACCGGCAGCCAGATGACGTTCCTGGGCGTCCCCCTCCACCAGGCAGCGGCGATTGGCACGGTGACCGCGGTGGTGCACTCGGCGAGGCCGACGGTGCCGTCCCCGACGGCCTGACGGTCTTCGACGACGACGTTCCGGCCGTGGCCAACCTCGATGCGGGTCTGCTCAAGGCCCTCCGTCAGGCGGCGACGGACGCTGAGGACGACCGGGTCGAGTTCGTCGTCAACAGCGGCTGGCGTTCCCCGGCGTATCAGGAACACCTACTCGACGAGGCGATCTCGAAGTACGGCTCGAAGAAGGAAGCCGCCCGATGGGTGGCCACCGCGGACACCTCGGCTCACGTGTCGGGGGAGGCGGTCGACATCGGGCCCACCGGCGCCGCGGTGTGGCTGTCCGAGCACGGCGCCGACTACGGGCTGTGCCAGATCTACCGCAACGAGCCGTGGCACTTCGAACTGCGCCCCGACGCCGTCGATCGCGGTTGTCCGCGCATGTACCCCGACCCCACGCACGATCCGAGGATGCAGCAGTGA
- a CDS encoding HAMP domain-containing sensor histidine kinase, which translates to MNRRPGLSVRLKLTLSYAGFLMLAGALLLAAVWVFLLRGTPTSYSFPDLSNLPLVFQRGSFGPAVFGPAAVVVMAFLLVFGLAGGWILAGRMLAPLTRITYATRVAANGSLSHRIRLPGRGDEFRELADAFDSMLARLEAHVAEQQRFAANASHELRTPLAISKALLDVARTDPHHDTGDLVDRLHAVNTRAIDLTEALLLLSRADRRSFTREHVDLSLVAEEATETLLPFAERRGVTIETCGDIAPTIGSHALLLQLATNLVHNAIVHNLPAKGTVWVNTSVRPRIVVLTVENTGEKLTSQLVSTLTEPFLRGTERISTDHAGVGLGLAIVNSIAQAHDGTLTLAPRAAGGLRVTVKLPAAPPHTGG; encoded by the coding sequence GTGAACAGGCGGCCCGGGTTGAGCGTTCGCCTCAAACTCACCCTCAGCTATGCCGGGTTCCTCATGCTCGCGGGTGCCCTGCTGCTCGCGGCGGTGTGGGTGTTCCTGCTGCGCGGAACGCCCACCAGCTACTCCTTTCCCGACCTCTCCAACCTCCCGCTCGTCTTCCAACGAGGCTCCTTCGGCCCGGCTGTCTTCGGTCCGGCGGCAGTCGTGGTGATGGCATTCCTGCTGGTGTTCGGTCTCGCGGGAGGGTGGATCCTCGCCGGCCGCATGCTCGCCCCGCTGACCCGCATCACCTACGCCACCCGCGTTGCCGCGAACGGGTCGCTCTCCCACCGGATCCGGCTACCGGGCCGCGGAGACGAGTTCCGCGAACTCGCCGACGCCTTCGACTCGATGCTCGCGCGGCTCGAAGCCCACGTCGCCGAACAGCAGAGATTCGCGGCGAACGCCTCGCACGAACTGCGCACCCCGCTGGCGATCTCGAAGGCACTGCTCGACGTGGCCCGCACCGATCCGCACCACGACACCGGCGATCTCGTCGACCGCCTCCACGCCGTCAACACCAGGGCGATCGACCTCACCGAGGCGCTCCTCCTGCTCAGCCGCGCCGACCGACGCTCCTTCACCCGAGAACACGTCGACCTGTCGCTCGTCGCGGAAGAAGCCACCGAAACGCTCCTCCCCTTCGCGGAGAGGCGCGGCGTCACGATCGAGACCTGCGGCGACATCGCTCCCACCATCGGATCGCACGCCCTGCTGCTGCAGCTGGCCACGAACCTCGTGCACAACGCGATCGTCCACAACCTGCCCGCAAAGGGCACCGTATGGGTCAATACCAGCGTCCGCCCCCGGATCGTGGTGCTCACCGTCGAGAACACCGGCGAGAAGCTCACGTCACAGCTGGTCTCGACGCTCACCGAACCATTCCTGCGCGGCACCGAACGCATCAGCACCGACCACGCGGGAGTCGGCCTCGGCCTGGCGATCGTCAACAGCATCGCCCAGGCGCACGACGGAACGCTCACTCTCGCCCCCCGGGCAGCGGGCGGGCTCCGCGTCACGGTGAAATTACCCGCCGCGCCACCGCACACCGGCGGCTGA
- a CDS encoding acyl-CoA dehydrogenase family protein → MAWDFETDPEIQDELDWVEEFVRTEVEPVDQVIEHAWNVRDPQRNALIKPLQLQVRERKLWACHLGPELGGPGYGQLRLALLNEKLGRTHSGPVVFGCQAPDSGNAEILAHYGTDHLKKTYLEPLIENEIVSCFSMTEPHGGSDPTGFRTTAVLDGDEWVINGEKWFSSHALFADFLIVMAVTEPDAPPHRSMSMFVVPADTAGIERVRDVSVWGHDEPVGTHQYLRYTDVRVPAENLLGERGGGFAVAQTRLGGGRIHHAMRTVGLVHHAFELMTRRAVSRTTKGERLADKQLVQEMIADSWLQIEQLRLLVLRTAWKIDRYNDYRKVRADIAGVKIAMPKVLMDVASRAIQIHGSLGISKELPFGRWVMESFHMGLADGATEVHKVNLARALLRGTEPDDGLFPPYLLPTRRAEARERYADVLAALDGEESGA, encoded by the coding sequence ATGGCGTGGGACTTCGAGACCGACCCGGAGATCCAGGACGAGCTGGACTGGGTGGAGGAGTTCGTCCGCACCGAGGTGGAGCCGGTCGACCAGGTGATCGAGCACGCGTGGAACGTCCGCGACCCGCAGCGGAACGCGCTGATCAAGCCGCTGCAGCTGCAGGTGCGCGAGCGGAAGCTGTGGGCCTGTCACCTTGGGCCCGAACTGGGCGGGCCGGGGTACGGGCAGCTCCGGCTGGCCCTGCTGAACGAGAAGCTGGGGCGGACACACTCCGGGCCGGTGGTGTTCGGTTGCCAGGCCCCGGACTCCGGCAACGCGGAGATCCTCGCGCACTACGGCACCGACCACCTCAAGAAGACCTACCTCGAGCCGTTGATCGAGAACGAGATCGTGTCGTGCTTCTCGATGACCGAGCCGCACGGCGGATCCGACCCGACCGGGTTCCGCACCACGGCGGTCCTGGACGGCGACGAGTGGGTGATCAACGGGGAGAAGTGGTTCTCCTCGCATGCGCTCTTCGCCGATTTCCTCATCGTCATGGCGGTGACCGAGCCGGACGCGCCGCCGCACAGGTCCATGTCGATGTTCGTGGTGCCGGCCGACACCGCCGGGATCGAGCGCGTCCGGGACGTGTCGGTGTGGGGCCACGACGAGCCGGTCGGCACCCATCAGTACCTGCGCTACACCGACGTCCGGGTCCCGGCGGAGAACCTGCTCGGTGAGCGGGGCGGCGGGTTCGCCGTCGCGCAGACCCGGCTCGGCGGCGGCCGGATCCACCACGCCATGCGCACGGTCGGCCTCGTGCACCACGCGTTCGAGCTGATGACGCGGCGGGCCGTGTCGCGCACCACCAAGGGCGAGCGGCTCGCGGACAAGCAGCTCGTGCAGGAGATGATCGCCGACTCGTGGCTGCAGATCGAGCAGCTGCGGCTGCTCGTGCTGCGCACCGCCTGGAAGATCGACAGGTACAACGACTACCGCAAGGTGCGCGCGGACATCGCAGGAGTGAAGATCGCGATGCCGAAGGTGCTGATGGACGTCGCGTCACGGGCGATCCAGATCCACGGCTCGCTGGGCATCTCGAAAGAGCTGCCCTTCGGCAGGTGGGTCATGGAGTCGTTCCACATGGGGCTCGCCGACGGCGCCACCGAGGTGCACAAGGTCAACCTGGCGCGGGCGTTGCTGCGCGGCACCGAACCGGACGACGGGCTGTTCCCGCCCTACCTCCTGCCCACCCGCCGCGCCGAGGCCCGCGAGCGCTACGCCGACGTCTTGGCCGCTCTCGACGGGGAGGAGTCCGGTGCCTGA
- the vanR-Sc gene encoding VanSc-type vancomycin resistance response regulator transcription factor VanR codes for MRVLIVEDEPYLAEAIRDGLRLEAIAADIAGDGDVALELLSINAYDIAVLDRDIPGPSGDEVAERIVASGSGMPILMLTAADRLDDKASGFGLGADDYLTKPFDLRELVLRLRALDRRRAHNRPPVREIAGLRLDPFRREVYRDGRYVPLTRKQFAVLEVLVAAEGGVVSAEELLERAWDENADPFTNAVRITVSALRKRLGEPAIIATVAGVGYRIETAAGTRS; via the coding sequence GTGCGTGTGTTGATCGTCGAGGACGAGCCCTACCTGGCCGAGGCAATCCGCGATGGGCTGCGCCTCGAGGCCATCGCGGCCGACATCGCCGGAGACGGTGACGTCGCCCTCGAGCTCCTGAGTATCAACGCCTACGACATCGCCGTCCTCGACCGCGACATCCCCGGACCCAGCGGTGACGAGGTCGCCGAACGCATCGTCGCCTCCGGCAGCGGCATGCCGATCCTCATGCTCACCGCTGCCGACCGGCTCGACGACAAGGCCTCCGGGTTCGGACTGGGCGCCGACGACTACCTCACGAAGCCGTTCGACCTCCGGGAGCTCGTGCTGCGGCTCAGAGCCCTCGACCGCAGGCGCGCCCACAACAGGCCACCCGTTCGCGAGATCGCCGGCCTGCGTCTGGACCCGTTCCGCCGCGAGGTCTACCGCGACGGCCGCTACGTCCCGCTCACCCGCAAGCAGTTCGCCGTGCTCGAAGTCCTCGTCGCCGCCGAAGGCGGTGTCGTCAGCGCCGAGGAACTCCTGGAACGCGCGTGGGACGAGAACGCCGACCCCTTCACCAACGCCGTGCGCATCACCGTCTCGGCACTGCGCAAACGCCTCGGCGAACCCGCGATCATCGCTACCGTGGCCGGGGTCGGCTACCGCATCGAGACGGCGGCCGGCACCCGGTCGTGA
- a CDS encoding class I adenylate-forming enzyme family protein gives MRELVTELEERAAREPAAIVAIDIEGAHTLEAMLRAGEALADTLEKIVGRGPTVLFQADNTWRTVATAIAVGRLDGTLALISRHATSAEFAAALDEIGPDAVIGSAERMRAWRVAERLPEVDGDILEGWVWAGKPGRQAARWRGGVVIGLTSGSTGRAKGVVQSESALRYAARCTIDAVGLAAGDAVAALVPMSSSAAFCFGLYLPLHLGGPIVFSDQWDPAQAVLLMAHHAVRWTMCVPTMALQLAAAAPEPELLAGVRAMTVGGGPMDAGALARAEHRLGTRILRVFGMSECLGHTTPAVDDPQEIRLGTDGRPFPGTELRAVDEYGLPVPDGRSGRAQVRGPSLFLGYAREGAVAPPELTPDGFFPTGDLLAVLPDGTVTIRGREKDIIIRGGRNIDIAEVEGAMASHPAVEQACVVPVPDDLLGERVAVLVVTELEPFDLETVQRHLADRGLSKGKWPEYVWRVPALPQNRVGKLSRADAARLARDLKERASAQRVG, from the coding sequence ATGCGGGAATTGGTGACGGAGCTCGAGGAGCGCGCCGCTCGGGAGCCTGCGGCGATCGTGGCGATCGACATCGAGGGGGCCCACACCCTCGAGGCGATGCTGCGGGCCGGGGAGGCGCTCGCCGACACCCTGGAGAAGATCGTGGGCCGCGGGCCGACGGTCCTGTTCCAGGCCGACAACACCTGGCGGACCGTCGCGACGGCGATCGCCGTCGGGCGGCTCGACGGGACGCTTGCCCTGATCAGCAGGCACGCGACGAGCGCGGAGTTCGCCGCCGCTCTCGACGAGATCGGTCCCGACGCCGTGATCGGGTCGGCTGAGCGGATGCGGGCGTGGCGGGTCGCGGAGCGGTTGCCCGAGGTCGACGGCGACATCCTCGAGGGCTGGGTGTGGGCCGGGAAGCCGGGACGGCAGGCCGCCCGGTGGCGCGGCGGCGTCGTCATCGGGCTCACGTCCGGGTCGACGGGGCGGGCCAAGGGCGTGGTGCAGTCCGAGTCCGCGCTGCGGTACGCGGCCCGCTGCACGATCGACGCCGTCGGGCTCGCCGCGGGTGACGCGGTGGCGGCCCTGGTCCCGATGTCCTCGTCGGCCGCGTTCTGCTTCGGGCTCTACCTGCCGCTGCACCTCGGCGGTCCGATCGTCTTCTCCGATCAGTGGGATCCCGCGCAGGCCGTGCTCCTGATGGCCCACCACGCGGTGCGATGGACGATGTGCGTGCCGACGATGGCCCTCCAGCTCGCGGCGGCCGCACCCGAGCCCGAGCTCCTCGCCGGGGTCCGGGCGATGACGGTCGGCGGCGGGCCCATGGACGCCGGCGCACTCGCCAGGGCCGAACACCGGCTGGGCACGCGGATCCTGCGGGTGTTCGGCATGTCGGAGTGCCTCGGGCACACCACTCCCGCCGTCGACGATCCGCAGGAGATCCGCCTCGGAACCGACGGCCGCCCGTTCCCCGGCACCGAGCTGCGGGCCGTCGACGAGTACGGCCTGCCGGTACCGGATGGCCGGTCCGGCCGCGCACAGGTCCGCGGGCCGTCGCTGTTCCTGGGATACGCCCGCGAAGGCGCCGTCGCACCGCCGGAACTGACGCCCGACGGCTTCTTCCCGACCGGCGACCTGCTCGCCGTCCTGCCCGACGGCACGGTGACGATCCGCGGCCGCGAGAAGGACATCATCATCCGGGGCGGCCGCAACATCGACATCGCCGAGGTCGAGGGCGCCATGGCCAGCCATCCCGCCGTGGAGCAGGCCTGCGTCGTGCCAGTGCCCGACGACCTGCTCGGAGAACGCGTCGCGGTCCTCGTCGTGACGGAGCTCGAGCCGTTCGACCTCGAGACCGTGCAGCGCCACCTCGCCGATCGCGGGCTGAGCAAGGGCAAGTGGCCCGAGTACGTGTGGCGGGTACCCGCCCTTCCGCAGAACCGGGTCGGCAAGCTGTCCCGCGCGGATGCCGCACGCCTCGCCCGCGACCTCAAGGAGCGCGCCTCCGCCCAGCGCGTCGGGTGA
- a CDS encoding ABC transporter ATP-binding protein — protein sequence MLGNPPPATQPSLAASARGLTKIYGRGDTAVHALRGVDLDLPRGRFTAIMGPSGSGKSTLMHCLAGLDQASGGTVTVAGTDLGSLDDDALTIFRREHVGFVFQSFNLLPMLTAEQNILLPLELGGARIDDATRERARTLAETLGVADRLGHRPAELSGGQQQRVAIARALITSPDLLFADEPTGNLDSTTSAEVLEHLRRSVRELGQTVVMVTHDRDAATYADDVVSMQDGLIA from the coding sequence ATGCTCGGCAACCCCCCGCCGGCGACCCAACCGAGCTTGGCGGCCAGCGCGCGGGGCCTGACGAAGATCTATGGCCGGGGCGACACCGCGGTGCATGCCTTGCGTGGGGTCGATCTGGATCTGCCTCGGGGGCGGTTCACCGCGATCATGGGGCCGAGCGGGTCGGGCAAGTCCACGTTGATGCACTGCCTGGCCGGGCTGGACCAGGCCAGCGGCGGAACAGTCACCGTGGCGGGCACCGACCTCGGGTCACTCGACGACGACGCCCTCACGATCTTCCGCCGCGAGCACGTCGGCTTTGTGTTCCAGTCGTTCAACTTGTTGCCGATGCTCACCGCGGAGCAGAACATCCTGCTCCCGCTGGAGCTGGGCGGTGCGCGGATCGACGACGCGACCCGGGAACGCGCACGCACCCTGGCCGAGACCCTGGGCGTGGCCGACCGGCTCGGTCACCGACCCGCGGAGCTGTCCGGCGGCCAGCAGCAACGGGTCGCGATCGCCCGGGCGCTGATCACGAGCCCGGACCTGCTGTTCGCCGACGAGCCCACTGGGAACCTGGACTCCACCACCTCGGCCGAGGTGCTGGAGCACCTGCGCCGCTCGGTGCGCGAGCTCGGCCAGACCGTGGTGATGGTCACCCACGACCGGGACGCCGCGACCTACGCCGACGACGTGGTCAGCATGCAGGACGGGTTGATCGCCTGA
- a CDS encoding acyl-CoA dehydrogenase family protein, with translation MPELRITPDADTEELRAVVRTFLQRNCDIEAVFRELNGDDGWAPAVWSRFAGELGAVALDVPEELGGAGASFREVAVVAEELGRSLVRLPWFSTAILGVGALLHADGDGAHAARAELLPALASGEMTATLAHAEGVEGESTRAEPDGAGWRLTGAKTRVIEGTTADLILVSARTGTGLGLFAVPGGAAGVTRHPQRTLDPNRPLATVRLRDARARAIGDPSAAGPVLELVRDRAVAALACEQTGGAAAALDMAVAYAKERIQFGRPIGSFQAIKHRCADMAVALEAARSAASWAAAAAADAPEDLPLAAATAALACGEAYSFVAAETVQVHGGIGFTWEHPAHLHFRRAATSATLFGDPAHHRERLLGALAI, from the coding sequence GTGCCTGAGCTCCGGATAACCCCTGACGCCGACACCGAGGAGCTCCGAGCCGTCGTTCGGACGTTCCTGCAGCGGAACTGCGACATCGAGGCGGTGTTCCGCGAGCTGAACGGCGACGACGGCTGGGCCCCGGCCGTGTGGTCACGGTTCGCGGGCGAGCTGGGCGCTGTCGCGCTCGACGTGCCCGAGGAACTGGGCGGTGCCGGTGCCTCGTTCCGCGAGGTCGCGGTCGTCGCCGAGGAGCTGGGGCGCTCCCTGGTCCGGCTGCCGTGGTTCTCCACCGCGATCCTCGGTGTCGGGGCGCTCCTGCACGCCGACGGCGACGGGGCGCACGCCGCCCGCGCTGAACTGCTTCCCGCACTCGCCTCCGGCGAGATGACGGCCACGCTCGCGCACGCGGAGGGGGTGGAGGGGGAGTCCACCCGGGCGGAACCGGACGGGGCGGGCTGGCGGCTGACCGGCGCGAAGACCCGGGTGATCGAGGGGACGACCGCCGACCTGATCCTGGTCTCCGCCCGAACCGGCACCGGGCTCGGGCTGTTCGCGGTGCCGGGGGGCGCGGCCGGGGTGACCCGCCACCCGCAGCGCACCCTTGATCCGAACCGCCCGCTCGCGACCGTGCGGCTGCGAGACGCTCGGGCCCGCGCGATCGGCGACCCCTCCGCCGCCGGGCCGGTGCTCGAGCTGGTGCGGGACCGGGCGGTCGCCGCGCTCGCCTGCGAGCAGACCGGCGGGGCCGCCGCCGCCCTGGACATGGCGGTCGCCTACGCGAAGGAGCGGATCCAGTTCGGCCGCCCGATCGGGAGCTTCCAGGCGATCAAGCACAGGTGCGCGGACATGGCGGTCGCGCTGGAGGCGGCCCGTTCGGCGGCGTCGTGGGCGGCCGCCGCGGCGGCCGACGCCCCGGAGGACCTCCCGCTCGCCGCCGCAACGGCGGCGCTGGCGTGCGGAGAGGCCTACTCCTTCGTCGCGGCGGAGACGGTGCAGGTACACGGCGGCATCGGGTTCACGTGGGAGCATCCCGCCCATCTGCATTTCCGCCGGGCGGCCACCAGCGCGACACTGTTCGGCGATCCGGCCCACCACCGCGAACGCCTGCTCGGCGCCCTGGCGATCTGA